Proteins co-encoded in one Arachis hypogaea cultivar Tifrunner chromosome 13, arahy.Tifrunner.gnm2.J5K5, whole genome shotgun sequence genomic window:
- the LOC112732290 gene encoding peptidyl-prolyl cis-trans isomerase FKBP16-3, chloroplastic-like isoform X1, producing MTYNITTFDLGYDMPTMAASLSFLLLPLGSTCKSLGCNPQGIAADRLQCLVPQYQRSVVKAKASDTTECAAMVNSSSRRDFLGLALGVSSLFVGSLEGKGAGLPPEDKPKLCDEACEKGLENAAEAWIDVERVHTIALGAKKN from the exons ATGACATATAATATTACAACCTTCGACCTTGGATATGATATGCCAACAATGGCTGcttctctctcctttctactTCTTCCACTAG GTTCTACTTGTAAAAGTTTGGGCTGCAATCCTCAAGGCATTGCTGCTGACAGGCTTCAATGCTTGGTTCCGCAATACCAAAGATCGGTGGTAAAAGCAAAGGCCTCAGATACAACTGAATGTGCTGCTATGGTTAATAGCAGTTCACGCAGAGACTTTCTTGGATTGGCTTTGGGAGTCTCAAGCCTCTTTGTTGGTTCATTGGAAGGCAAAGGAGCTGGTTTGCCCCCAGAAGATAAGCCGAAACTATGTGATGAAGCTTGTGAGAAGGGGCTTGAAAAT GCTGCAGAGGCTTGGATTGATGTTGAAAGAGTTCATACAATTGCATTAGGAGCCAAGAAGAACTAG
- the LOC112732290 gene encoding peptidyl-prolyl cis-trans isomerase FKBP16-3, chloroplastic-like isoform X2, with the protein MTYNITTFDLGYDMPTMAASLSFLLLPLGSTCKSLGCNPQGIAADRLQCLVPQYQRSVVKAKASDTTECAAMVNSSSRRDFLGLALGVSSLFVGSLEGKGAGLPPEDKPKLCDEACEKGLENVWLQRLGLMLKEFIQLH; encoded by the exons ATGACATATAATATTACAACCTTCGACCTTGGATATGATATGCCAACAATGGCTGcttctctctcctttctactTCTTCCACTAG GTTCTACTTGTAAAAGTTTGGGCTGCAATCCTCAAGGCATTGCTGCTGACAGGCTTCAATGCTTGGTTCCGCAATACCAAAGATCGGTGGTAAAAGCAAAGGCCTCAGATACAACTGAATGTGCTGCTATGGTTAATAGCAGTTCACGCAGAGACTTTCTTGGATTGGCTTTGGGAGTCTCAAGCCTCTTTGTTGGTTCATTGGAAGGCAAAGGAGCTGGTTTGCCCCCAGAAGATAAGCCGAAACTATGTGATGAAGCTTGTGAGAAGGGGCTTGAAAATGTATG GCTGCAGAGGCTTGGATTGATGTTGAAAGAGTTCATACAATTGCATTAG
- the LOC112732291 gene encoding uncharacterized protein — translation MPSGAKKRKAAKKKKEKETTNNLQGIDESKVQDDKGSDGGSPAYCDHDHHQPFKEGNEEAAEVVEANLSAALPSAEVVPTRDVKIDETVGRKDEFGVVTETELKAEEEREIGDGNDVEAKSTKELDYEKGGGSSNGEAASEKNLRDERDSSIKETVKYDELVESIDSSHAKMTSMAEDAPACMADNSVVESSNCSAKAAGALSEVKSTGNGNALQEKLVVSQVGATEFGMKRKEDDRTSTFEEPKPKEFNNEVFLSPAVSIPLPKSTNETDVRDSETPECSENQPLAASAPRMVQKTSWLNCCGLFEVLSGTER, via the exons ATGCCATCAGGTGCCAAGAAGAGGAAAGCCgctaagaaaaagaaggaaaaagaaaccaCCAACAACCTTCAAG GAATTGATGAGTCGAAGGTTCAAGATGATAAAGGAAGTGATGGTGGCTCGCCGGCGTATTGCGACCATGACCATCACCAGCCATTCAAAGAAGGGAATGAGGAGGCGGCAGAGGTGGTGGAGGCAAACCTGTCAGCTGCTCTACCATCCGCAGAAGTAGTTCCTACTCGTGATGTTAAGATTGATGAAACTGTAGGACGAAAGGACGAATTCGGTGTTGTGACAGAGACGGAGTTGAAGGCTGAGGAGGAACGCGAGATTGGCGATGGAAATGATGTGGAAGCTAagtcaacaaaggaattagattaTGAGAAAGGCGGTGGTAGTTCAAACGGTGAAGCCGCTAGTGAAAAGAATTTGAGGGATGAAAGAGATAGTTCAATAAAAGAGACAGTTAAATATGATGAGTTGGTTGAATCAATTGATTCTTCACATGCCAAAATGACATCTATGGCTGAAGATGCACCAGCTTGCATGGCTGATAATTCGGTTGTGGAATCTTCTAATTGTTCGGCTAAGGCAGCAGGTGCTTTATCTGAGGTGAAAAGCACTGGTAATGGaaatgcactacaagaaaaactgGTAGTCTCTCAAGTAGGAGCAACTGAATTTGGTATGAAGAGAAAAGAGGATGATAGAACATCAACTTTCGAGGAACCTAAACCAAAGGAATTCAACAATGAAGTGTTTTTATCACCAGCTGTTTCTATTCCTTTACCCAAGTCCACAAATGAAACAGATGTCAGAGATTCTGAGACTCCAGAATGCTCTGAAAATCAG CCTCTGGCAGCATCAGCTCCACGAATGGTCCAAAAGACATCCTGGTTGAATTGCTGTGGACTATTTGAAGTTCTGTCCGGCACAGAGAGATAA